In a single window of the Globicephala melas chromosome 10, mGloMel1.2, whole genome shotgun sequence genome:
- the BLOC1S1 gene encoding biogenesis of lysosome-related organelles complex 1 subunit 1, whose protein sequence is MLSRLLKEHQAKQNERKELQEKRRREAITAATCLTEALVDHLNVGVAQAYMNQRKLDHEVKTLQVQAAQFAKQTGQWIGMVENFNQALKEIGDVENWARSIELDMRTIATALEYVYKGQLQSAPS, encoded by the exons ATGCTGTCCCGCCTGCTGAAAGAACACCAGGCCAAGCAGAATGAACGCAAGGAGCTGCAGG AGAAGAGGAGGCGAGAGGCTATCACTGCAGCgacctgcctgacagaagctttGGTGGATCACCTCAATGTGGG CGTGGCCCAGGCCTACATGAACCAGAGAAAGCTGGACCACGAGGTGAAGACCCTACAGGTCCAGGCTGCCCAGTTTGCCAAGCAGACAGGCCAGTGGATCGGGATGGTGGAGAACTTCAACCAGGCGCTCAAG GAAATCGGGGATGTGGAGAACTGGGCTCGGAGCATCGAGCTGGACATGCGCACCATTGCCACCGCGCTGGAGTACGTCTACAAAGGGCAGCTGCAGTCGGCCCCCTCCTAG